A segment of the Zonotrichia albicollis isolate bZonAlb1 unplaced genomic scaffold, bZonAlb1.hap1 Scaffold_231, whole genome shotgun sequence genome:
cgggggtcctgGCTCCTCCCCCTTGCTCGGGGGTCCAGGACCAATTCAGCTCCAGGGTCTTGGGGGTCCGGGCTGGCTCAgctcgggggtcccgggggtcttgggggtcccgggggtccggATTCCGCTGGGATCGGGGGACCCGGGGGTCCGGGCTCGCCCCTgctcgggggtcccgggggtccggatcctgctgggattgggggatccgggggtcccgggggtctgGACCCCGCTCAGCTCGGGGGTCCCAGGGCTCCGGGCTTGACTCGGCtcgggggtcctgggggtcccgCTGGGCtcgggggtcccagggggtccttgctcggctcggctcgggggtcccgggggtcccgggcTCCAGGCCCCGCCCGGTCTCGGGGGTCCCGGGTGACTCGGGGGACCCCAAGTTTCGCTCCCAGCGTCGCGGGGAGAGGCGCAGCAGCCCCGGGGAGGGCGGGGGGGCTTCGGGGGGATTCGGGGGGGCGCCAGCTCCCGGCCCAGCCCCAGCGAGGCCAGCAGGGCCGAGCCCTTGAGCAGCGCCCGCCGCAGCAGCCGGGGGGGTCCCGCCCCGAGACCCCCGACCCTCCTCGGCCTCCAGGGGGGGCCCGGCCTCGCCTGTGGGGACACGGCGGGGTCagtgtggggagggggctgcgggggggggggggagggggacGGGCTGGGGAAAGGTGATCGAGGGGGTCCCGGgtgtggggaggggtcccaggtgtttggggaggggtctcaggagTTCGGGAAGGGGTCCCAGATGTCCATAGGGGGTGTTCCAGGTGTTTAGGGGGGGGTTCCCAGgtgtttggggaggggtcccaggtgttgggggaggggtcccagaTGTCCATAGAGGATGTTCCAGGTGGTTCAGAGGGGTCCCAGatgtttggggaggggtcccagatGTCCATAGAGGATGTTCCAGGTGTTGAGAAGGGGTCCCCAGGTGTTGGGGAAgggtctcaggggggtgtcccaggtgttggggaggggtcccaggtGTTGGGGAAGGATCCTCAGGGGGGGTGTCCCAGGTGTTGGGGAAGGGTCCTCAGGGGtgcacccccccccccctcagccccaagcccccagacccaccatTGGGGGAGGCGTCCCCCGGGCTCAGCTCCTCCGTGTCCAGGTACCAGGTGGTTCTCATCGGGGCGCAGGCGGCGCCTGGGGGGGACACCCGAAGGTCCGGGGGGGGGTCCCAGTGTGCAgagaccccctccccaaattcccaaaatggTGGGGGGGTGGACACTCACCTGCCATTGAGGGCACTGCCCCGACCCCCACGGCCCCGTGGtggctcctcctcttcctcgggCTCCACTGGGGACACAAAGGGGGGACACGGGGTCAGGGGGGGTCACCGGGGGGTCATGTCACCGCCCCGCCCCCCGGGATGACGTCACTCACGCTGGATGGCGCGCAGGCGCGGGAAGGGCGGGGATTCCCCCGGGCCATCCTGGGGGTCGTGGCTCCGGGGGTCTCCCCCAGGGGATGCCTGGACGGTCAGGCGGTGCTTGAAatctggggagggggagggccAAGGTCAAgagagccccaaaaatccccccagaaagaaaaaccccccaaaaagcaCCCACACACCCTccagcacccccaaaatccccagagcCCCAAAGCCCACTGGCTCCCTCAGGATCCCCAAATGCCCGGGACCCCCAACACCTCCCAAAGCTCCCCCAAAGACCCCTGCTTCCtgaggacccccaaatcccctggaGCCCCAAAGCTCCCAACAACTTCTGCTCCCCCCAAGACCTCCCCAAGTCCCTCAAGACCCCTAAATTCTCTGGGCCCTCAAATCCCCCTGATTCCCTCAAGACCCCCCAGATCCCCTGGACCAGCAAAGCTCCCAACATCCCCCAAAGctccccaagccccccaaatccctcaggacccccaaaGCCCCCTGGCTCCCTcaagacccccaaatcccccaagaCCCCCATCTCCCCTAAGACCCCTCAGAACCCTCCAAACCCTCAATCCCCCCCttctcccccaaaaccccaacacGCCCTAAAGCCCCCAACACCCTCCGAATCCCCCagcccccattttcccccaccCTGCGGCATCCCGATGAGATCTGCCGGTTTCCGTGGCCTCCTGAAGGGGGGGTCTGCGTCTCTTGGGGGCCGggggggggccgggggggccCCCTGAGCATGAGGCTGAGCTCCCGCTCCAGCACCTCGAGCTCCCGGGCGCGCCACGGCGGCCTCGCGCTGCCGCAGCGCCTCGGCCTGGAGCGCTGGGCCCGCGACGCCCTGGCCACGGCCTCCTCCCGGCTGCGCAGCTCCTGGGGCGGCGGGGGACAGTGGGGGCACGGTGGGgtgatggggacagtggggacagtggggtgatggggacagtgaggacaatggggacagcgggggacaatggggacagtggggtgaTGGGGGTGATcaggacaatggggacagtggggacaatggggtgaTGGGGACAACGGGGGTGATGGGGGCAATGGGGACAGTAGGGataatggggacaatggggacgatggggacaatgggggcgatggggacaatggggacaatgaggACAATGAGGACaatgggacagcagggacaatgGGGTGATAGGGGTGATCAGGACAATGgagacagtggggacaatggggtgaTGGGGACAATGAGGACAGTGGGGGTGATGGGggcaatggggacaatggggacagtggggataATGGGGTgatggggacaatggggtggTGGGGGcgatggggacagtgggggacaGTGGGGGTCATGGGGACAATgaggacaatggggacaatgggagtGATGGGGagaatggggacaatggggacagtgggggtcatgaggacaatggggacaatggggtgatggggacaatggggacaatgggggtgatggggacattggggcgatggggacagtgggggacaATGAGGACAATgaggacaatggggacagcagggacaatgGGGTGATAGGGGTGATCAGGACAATGGAGatagtggggacaatggggtgaTGGGGACAGTGAGGACAGTGGGGATAatagggacaatggggacagtggggacattgggggtgatggggacaatgggagtgatggggacagtgggggacaatgaggacaatggggacaatggggtgaTGGGGGTGATCAGGACAATGGGGtcatggggacaatggggtgatggggacagtggggtgaCAGCAGGTCAAtggagaggggtttgggggtcccacaggggttttgggggggggggggggtcctgggCTGGTGAAGGGGTCCaagggggtctggggggttgTCCCTGGACGGGTGCTAAGGGTTGGGGGGGTGTTGAAGGTTTTAGGGGGTATCCAGGtgttggggaggggtcccacgTATTTGGGGGGTGGTCCCAGGTGTTGAGAAGGAGTCCCAGTTGTTTGGGGAGGGGTGCCAAAGGAGTCAAGGGGGGGGTTCCAGGTGTTGGGGGGGGGATCCCAGGAGTttgtggggaggggtcccagatGTTCATGGAGGGGGTCCCAGATGTTGAGGAGAGGTCCCAGATActaggggggggggggggtcccaggtTCTCATGGGGATACCCTAGgagttttttggggaggggtcccaggtGTTAATGGGTACAGCTCGAGatgtttggggaggggtcccaagTGTTTGGAGGGGTCCCAGGTGCTCAGAGGAGTGTCCCAGGAATtaggggaggggtcccaggagTTTTGGGGGTGTCCCAGGTTCTCAGGGGATACCCCAGGAATTAGAGGAGGGGTCCCAGGAGTTTTGGGGGTGTCCCAGGTTCTCAGGGGGATACCCCagtaatttggggaggggtctcaggagTTTTGGGGGTGTCCCAGGTTCTCAGGGGGATACCCCAGGAATtaggggaggggtcccaggagTTTTGGGGGTGTCCCAGGTTCTCAGGGGATACCCCAGGAATtaggggaggggtcccaggagTTTTGGGGGTGTCCCAGGTTCTCAGGGGATAccccaggaatttggggaggggtccccaccTTCTCGCGGGCCCGCAGCTCGTCGAAGAGCCCCTGGATCTCGCGGCGCCACGACTCCTGCAGCGAGTGGAAGGACTCGGGGGGCCCCAGCCCCCCCGGCTCCAGCCCCCCCAGGCGCCGCAGGATGGTCCCGAAGCCCGGCCGCCGGTGGGggtcctgctcccagcaggctggggaggggggaattggggggcttgggggggcTCCCGAGGGACCCCCACACCCCACAGCGACCCCACAGGCACCCCCCATAACCCCTCAGCAACCCCAACTTCCTGCAGACCCCAATATCCACATACCCCCAACCTCTCTCATTCCCCacgaccccccaaaaccccccaagccccccaatGTCTGCCATGAGCTTGGGGGGGCTCCCGAGGGACCCCCacaccccacagggacccccacaACCCCTCACCACCACAGGGATCCCAGCAACCCCAAACTCCTGTGGACCCCAATATCCACAAACCCCCCAACCTCTCTGATTCCCCACGACCCCCCACAaccccccaagccccccaatATCTGCCATGAGCTTGGGGGGGCTCCTGAGGGACCCCCACAGCCCACAGCGACCCCACAGGTACCCCCCCATAACCCCTCAgcaaccccaaattcctgcgGACCCCAATATCCACAAACCCCCAACCCCTCTGATTCCCCACgaccccccaaagccccccaagccccccaatATCTGCCATGAGCTTGGGGGGGCTCCCGAGGGACCCCCACACCCCACAGGTACCCCCCATAACCCCTCAgcaaccccaaattcctgcagaCCCCAATATCCATAAACCCCCAACCCCTCTGATTCCCCATgaccccctaaatccccccaggaccccccagcccccccaagCCCCCCGTACCTGCCATGAGCTGGGCGAAGGGCGGGGGGCAGGTGGACGGGATGGGCAGGGTCAGTTTGTTCACGGCCACCCCATAAGCCACGGCCAGGCCGTCAATGCCCCGGTACGGCACCTCCCCGgtcagcagctcccacagcagcaccccaTAACTTTGGGGGGGGACAAAAATGGGGTCAgagcccccaaaaccaccccacaaCTCTCCCATAAATCACCCAGACCTGCAGCTCCGTGACCCCACAAATGGGGGTACCCCAAATCCTCAATGGGCACCCCCAAAGCCGCCACAGCACCCTAAACCTGCCAGGGATACCCTAAAGTTACCTGTGGGGTTTCtgtggggtccctgtggggtttCTATGGGGTTCCTATAGGGCAGGGTCTCTGTGGGGTCTCTATGAGGTCCCTATGGGGGGGTTCCTATGGGGCAGGGTACCTATGGGGTCCCTGTGAAGTTTCtatggggtccctgtggggtcTCTATGGGATCCCTATGGGTTttctatggggtctctatgTGGCAGGGTACCTATGGGGTCCCTATGGGGTTTCTATGGGGTCCCTGTTGGGGTCTTTATGGGGTCCCTATGGGGCAGGGTCTCTGTGGGATCACTATGGGGTCTCTATAGGGTCCTTGTGGGGCAGGGTCcctatggggtctctatggggtccCTATGGGGTTTCTACAAGGTCCTTGTGGGGTCTCTATGAGGTCCCTATGGGGTTTCTATGGGGGGTCCCTATGGGGCAGGGTACATACGGGAAACCCCTATGGGGTTTCTATGAGATCCCTATGGAATCTCTATGGTGTCCTTTacggggaaccccaaaatccaccccaaaccccgaTTTCCACCCCCCCCACGCCCCCCAGGACCCCTGCCCACCTCCAGGACGTCGCTGCCCTTGGAGAAGGTGGATGCCCGGATCACCTCGGGGGCCCCCATAAACCACCCACACCCGCAGCTCTGTGACCCCACAAAtggggggcaccccaaaatccaccctgatTTTCACTCCCCCAcgcccccccaggacccctgcCCACCTCCAGACGTCGCTGCCCTTGGAGAAGGTGGATGCCCGGATCACCTCGGGGGCCCCCATAAACCACCCACACCCGCAGCTCTGTGACCCCACAAATGGGGGCACCCCAAATCCTCTATGGGCATCCCCAAAGCTGCCACTGCACCCTAAACCTGCCAGGGACACCCTAAAGTTACctgtggggtctctgtggggtCTCTATGGGTCCCGTGGGGTTTCTATGGGGTTCCTATGAGGTTTCTATGGGGGTTTCTAAGGGATCcctatggggtctctatggtGTCCTTTacggggcaccccaaaatccaccccaaaccccgaTTTCCGCCCCCCACGCCCCCTGCCCACCTCCAGACGTCGCTGCCCTTGGAGAAGGTGGATGCCCGGATCACCTCGGGCGCCATCCAGGCGTAGGTGCCCGCCGCGCTCATCTTGGTGGTTCGCTGCCACTCGCGGGCCAGCCCAAAGTCGGTGATTTTCAGCGTCTTCCCACTCACGTCGTCCCCAACCACGGGCTGGGCCAGCAGAACTGGGGGGGCACGGGGGTCAGGGGCACCCCCAAAGTGAGACCACCCCACATTTGGGGTGTCCTTCCCAccccggggacagcgggggTTTGGGATCCCCTGTTtctgatggggacaggggggagcCCCACTCTGGGGATGTTGGGACACCAATAGTTGGGATTCTTCAtgttggggaccccaaaatctcgGATTCTTCATTCTTGAGACCCCAATACCTGGGATTCCTCACTCTGGGGACACAGGAGGACCCCAATATTTGGGATTCCTCACCCTGGGGACCCCAATATCTGAGATTCCCTGCATTAGGGATCCAATACATGGGATTTCTCACTCTGAGGACCCCAACATCTGGGATTCACCACATTGGGGACCCCAACATCTGGATTCCTCACTCTGAGGACCCCAACATCTGGGATTCCTCACCTTGGGGACCCCAATGTCAGGATTTCTCACCATGGGGACCCCCATATCTGTGATCCCCCACCCTTGAAGACCCCAATATCTGGGATTCCTCCCTCTAGAGACCCCAATATCAGTGaacccccaccctggggacCCCAATATCTGATTTCTCACCCTGCTGATCCCAATATCTGAATTTCTCACCCTGTGGACCCCAATATCTGGGATCTCCCACCCTGGGGACCCCAATATCTGGAATTCCTCACCTTGGGGACCCCAATGTCAGGATTTCTCACCATGGGGACCCCAATATCTGGGATCCCCCAGCCTTGAAGGCCCCAATATCTGGATTCCTCACTCTAGAGACCCCAATATCAGTGAACCCCCACCTGGGGACCCCAATATCTGATTTCTCACTGGAGGGACCCCAATATCTGGGATCCCCCCACCTTGAGGACCCTGATAACCGCCCCCCCCACCCTCCACCACCCCCACCCCTCCAACACCCCCCTGTTtacccccccccctccccaaatcctcacCATTGCTGGACTTGAGGTCGCGGTGGATGAGCGGCACGGGGGTCCCGGAGTGCAGGTACCGCATCCCCCGCGCCACCTGGCGAGCCCAGTCCAGCAGGACGGCGGGGGGGACCCTGCGCCCGGCCAGGGCCCTGGAGAGCGGCCCCCCCGCGGCAAACTCCATCACCAGGCACAGGTGCGGCGGCTCCAGGCACACGGCCCGCAGCGCCACCACGTTGGGGTGCCGCAGGCGGGCGTAGAGCCGCGCCTCCCGCCGCAGGCtggccgcgcccgccgcgcccgcGTCGCCCCTCGCCGCCTTCACCGCCACTACCTGGCCCCGCCAGGTGCCCCGGAACACGCGGCCGAAACCGCCGGCACCGATCACCTCCTCCAGCCGCAGCTCCCCGAAAGCCGCCCGGGCCGGTTCGCAACCGCCCGGTGGGGACGGGGAACGGGAACCGggcggggaggggaggggatggggaacGGGAGCCGGACGGGGATGGGAACGGGAGGCGGACgggatggggaaggggagcGGGAGCCcgaggggagaggggaaaaggggagcgGGACCCCTCcgggaaaggggaaaatggggaacgGGACCCCTCTCcaagggatggggaaggggaacGAGACCCCcgaggggagaggggaaaaggggattgGGACCCCCCcattggggagggggggaaaaggggattgGGACCCCCCgattggggaggggggaaaaggggagcgctgtgggaaaaggggggacagggaaaggggaggggaggggggaatgagacCCCGCCGGGGGGGATGAGGAGGGGGGCGATGACCGACCCCACTCCATGGGGTGcgacccccccccccagccccggctcGCTGGGGGGGGCTTGGGGGGTCCTGTAGAGGGGTTTAAGGGGTCCTGAAGCTGCCTGGGGGGCTTAGGGAGCCTCTGTGGGCGTCCTGGGGGGTCCTATGGGTGCCCAGGGGGGTCCTATGGGTGCCAGCGGGGTCCCATGGGCTCCCTTTTATATCCTGGGGGGGTcacctgagccctgcagggtgCTGCCTGTGGGGTCTGACAGCTCTGGGGGTCCCAATGCAGCCCCCCAGGGGGGGGTTATGGGGTCCAGGGGGTCCCGATGGCTCCTGTGGGGTCCCCCACACCTCACGTGGTCCCTTAGGATCCTATAGGTGCCCTATAGGTCCCTTCAAATgggaggggtcctgggggtcccgGTGGTTCTGGGGTCCCTATAGATCCCAGGGGTCCCTATGgatccctgggtgtccctgagggTCCTTTGGGGTCCCTATGGACtcttgggggtcccgggggtccctaTGGATCCCTGAGGGTCCCTATAGATCCCGGTGGTCCCTGGGGGTCCCAATGGATCCCTGAGGGTCCCTATAGATCCCGGGGGTCGCGGGGTGTCCCTATGGATCCCGGTGGTCCCTATAGATCCGGGGGTCCCTGAGGTTCCCTACAGATCCCGGGGGGTCCCGGTGGTCCCTGGGGGTCCCAATGGATCTCGGTGGTCCCTGGGGGTCCCAATGGATCCCCTGGGAGTCCCTACAGATCCCGGGGCTCCCCGCGT
Coding sequences within it:
- the LOC141727723 gene encoding mitogen-activated protein kinase kinase kinase 11-like, with translation MEWGRSSPPSSSPPAGSHSPLPSPFPVPPFPTALPFSPLPNRGVPIPFSPPPQWGGPNPLFPSPLGGLVPLPHPLERGPVPHFPLSRRGPAPLFPSPLGLPLPFPIPSASRSHPRPAPVPHPLPSPPGSRSPSPPGGCEPARAAFGELRLEEVIGAGGFGRVFRGTWRGQVVAVKAARGDAGAAGAASLRREARLYARLRHPNVVALRAVCLEPPHLCLVMEFAAGGPLSRALAGRRVPPAVLLDWARQVARGMRYLHSGTPVPLIHRDLKSSNVLLAQPVVGDDVSGKTLKITDFGLAREWQRTTKMSAAGTYAWMAPEVIRASTFSKGSDVWSYGVLLWELLTGEVPYRGIDGLAVAYGVAVNKLTLPIPSTCPPPFAQLMAACWEQDPHRRPGFGTILRRLGGLEPGGLGPPESFHSLQESWRREIQGLFDELRAREKELRSREEAVARASRAQRSRPRRCGSARPPWRARELEVLERELSLMLRGPPRPPPGPQETQTPPSGGHGNRQISSGCHFKHRLTVQASPGGDPRSHDPQDGPGESPPFPRLRAIQLEPEEEEEPPRGRGGRGSALNGRRRLRPDENHLVPGHGGAEPGGRLPQCPSPSPPPPQPPPHTDPAVSPQARPGPPWRPRRVGGLGAGPPRLLRRALLKGSALLASLGLGRELAPPRIPPKPPRPPRGCCASPRDAGSETWGPPSHPGPPRPGGAWSPGPPGPPSRAEQGPPGTPEPSGTPRTPEPSQARSPGTPELSGVQTPGTPGSPNPSRIRTPGTPEQGRARTPGSPDPSGIRTPGTPKTPGTPELSQPGPPRPWTVTPGGSETPRAEPSWDPRVGPARPRPSPLRPRIDPWSFVSAGPRKAPPPR